A single genomic interval of Theropithecus gelada isolate Dixy chromosome 16, Tgel_1.0, whole genome shotgun sequence harbors:
- the MIS12 gene encoding protein MIS12 homolog, which yields MSVDPMTYEAQFFGFTPQTCMLRIYIAFQDYLFEVMQAVEQVILKKLDGIPDCDISPVQIRKCTEKFLCFMKGHFDNLFSKMEQLFLQLILCIPSNILLPEDKCKETPYSEEDFQHLQKEIEQLQEKYKTELCTKQALLAELEEQKIVQGKLKQTLTFFDELQNVGRDHGTSDFRESLVSLVQNSRKLQNIRDGVEKESKRLKIS from the coding sequence ATGTCTGTGGATCCAATGACCTATGAGGCCCAGTTCTTTGGCTTCACGCCACAAACATGTATGCTTCGGATCTACATTGCATTTCAAGACTACCTATTTGAAGTGATGCAGGCCGTTGAACAGGTTATTCTGAAGAAGCTGGATGGCATCCCAGACTGTGATATTAGCCCAGTGCAGATTCGCAAATGCACAGAGAAGTTTCTTTGCTTCATGAAAGGACATTTTGATAACCTTTTTAGCAAAATGGAGCAACTGTTTTTGCAGCTGATTTTATGTATTCCCTCAAACATCTTGCTTCCTGAAGATAAATGTAAGGAGACACCTTATAGTGAGGAAGATTTTCAGCATCTccagaaagaaattgaacagTTACAGGAGAAGTACAAGACTGAATTATGTACTAAGCAGGCCCTTCTTGCAGAATTAGAAGAGCAAAAAATTGTTCAGGGCAAACTCAAACAGACGTTGACTTTCTTTGATGAGCTTCAAAATGTTGGCAGAGATCATGGGACTAGTGATTTTAGGGAGAGTTTAGTGTCCCTGGTTCAGAACTCcagaaaactacagaacattaGAGACGGTGTGGAAAAGGAATCGAAACGACTGAAAATATCTTAA
- the LOC112609525 gene encoding uncharacterized protein LOC112609525, with amino-acid sequence MADGLFQRRPWGPEQIRPDPESEGLFDKPPPEDPPAPRAPRSASAAGKKAGRRAGGRAQGGRAGQPPKAASRPQPKEEAPPLVEGCYLDHFPHLSIFIYAAIAFSITSCIFTYIHLQLA; translated from the coding sequence ATGGCTGACGGACTCTTTCAGCGCAGACCCTGGGGTCCCGAGCAGATTCGCCCGGACCCCGAGTCCGAAGGCCTGTTTGACAAGCCTCCCCCGGAAGACCCTCCTGCTCCCCGTGCGCCCAGGTCCGCGTCGGCCGCGGGCAAGAAGGCTGGTCGGCGCGCGGGCGGGAGGGCGCAGGGGGGCCGCGCCGGGCAGCCCCCGAAGGCCGCATCGCGCCCCCAGCCCAAGGAGGAGGCGCCTCCACTGGTCGAGGGCTGCTATCTCGACCATTTTCCTCACCTCTCCATCTTCATCTACGCAGCCATCGCCTTCTCCATCACCTCCTGCATCTTTACCTATATCCATTTACAGCTTGCCTGA